In Aggregicoccus sp. 17bor-14, the genomic window ACGCCGGTGATGAGGTAGTCGAGCCCCTCGGGGAAGTCCTTGAGGATCTCCTGCGCCGTGGTGCGCACGTGCACCTCGATGTTCGCCGGGTTCTCGAACTGCTGCGGCATCCACGCGCCCTTCGTGCTCGCCACCAGCTCCTGCGCCCGCGCGATGGCGCCCTTCATGCCCTGCGCGCGCGGGGTGAGCTCGAACTTCGCCCCGTACGCCGCCATCAGCCGCCGCCGCTCGATGCTCATCGAGTCCGGCATGACGAGGACGAGCGGGTAGCCCTTCACCGCCGCCACCATCGCGAGCCCGATGCCCGTGTTGCCGCTGGTGGGCTCGATGATGGTGCTGTCCTTCGTCAGCTTCCCCTCGCGCTCGGCCGCCTCGATCATGGACAGCGCGATGCGGTCCTTGATGCTGCCACCGGGGTTCATCCGCTCGCTCTTCACCCACACCTCCACGTCGCGGTGCGCGAAGAGCCGCCGCACGCGCACGTGCGGGGTGTTGCCGATGGTGTCCAGGACGCTCTGTGCCTTCATGCGCGCTTCCGCCTTTCTAGATGTGGAACTCGATATCCATGGTCTGGCCGTCGGAGGCGCGCACCCGCACCTCGCTCTTGCGGCTCACCAGCGAGTAGGGCGGCACGCTCGCGGTGATCCACGCGTTGCCGCCGATGACGCTGTCGTGCCCGATGACCGTCGCCCCGCCGAGGATGGTGGCGTTCGCGTACACCACCACCCGGTCCTCCAGGGTGGGGTGGCGCTTCTGGTCCGCCAGCGCCTTGTCCACCGTGAGCGCGCCCAGCGTGACGCCCTGGTACAGCTTCACCCCGGCGCCGATGACGCAGGTCTCCCCGATGACCACGCCCGTGCCGTGGTCGATGACGAAGCGCGGGCCGATGCGCGCGCCCGGGTGGATGTCCACGCCGGTGCGCCGGTGCGCCATCTCGGTGAGCAGCCGCGGCACCAGCGGCAGCGCGAGCGCGTGCAGCGCGTGCGCGAGCCGGTAGATGGCCACCGCGTAGAAGCCCGGGTAGGTGAGGATGACCTCGTCCACGCTGCGCGCCGCGGGGTCGCCGCGGTAGAGCGCGTCCGCGTCCTCCTGCAGCAGCGGGTAGAGCGTCCCGAGCACCTCCTCGAAGCGCTCGGGCAGCGACGGGTCGCGCACGCCCTCCCCGCCCGCCACGTGCGCGGCGAGCAGCCCCTGCAGCTGGCGCAGCAGCCCCTGCAGCTCCGCGAGCTCGCCCTCCACGCCCGCGGCGCTGCAGTCCGGGTGCTCCGCGTAGTGCGGGAAGAGCAGCCCGAGCGCGCGCGCCGCGAGCCGCTCGCTCAGGGTGCGCACCTCCGGCGGAAAGCAGGGCCGCTGCCGCGCCCTCACCAGCTGCTCCACCAGCCGCTGCCGGGAGCTCGGGGGGGTCGCGGAGACACCAGGGAAAGGGACGCGCAGGCTCATCGCCGCACTCTGCTAACGCAGGCCCGCACTGCCCACATGGGGAAAGAGGCGGCGCCCGGTTGCTACCGCACAGGCGGGAGGAGGGCGCTCGCTCGGCCTCCTGCCGCGCTCCCCGGGGCGCTCGTGAACCGGGCGGGGATGCCAAGCGCGCGGCAGGCTCGATGGCAAGCCGGGACGGGACGGGCTCCTGTCGCTTCTGCCGAGCGCGCCCGGGCGTTGCCCTGCGCATCGCTCCGGGGAGGCGCGAGTGAGGAGAGGGGTGTCGGGCCGAGTGCTGTGCGGAGCTAAAGACAAACCTCGGGAGTTTTCGAAAGTCCCGAGGTTTGTCGTTAGCAGCGCACCGACCTGCG contains:
- the cysK gene encoding cysteine synthase A, whose protein sequence is MKAQSVLDTIGNTPHVRVRRLFAHRDVEVWVKSERMNPGGSIKDRIALSMIEAAEREGKLTKDSTIIEPTSGNTGIGLAMVAAVKGYPLVLVMPDSMSIERRRLMAAYGAKFELTPRAQGMKGAIARAQELVASTKGAWMPQQFENPANIEVHVRTTAQEILKDFPEGLDYLITGVGTGGHITACAEVLKARFPKLKVFAVEPVKSPVISGGAPGPHPIQGIGAGFIPKNLHTQALDGTIQVAEEQAYEFTRRSAREEGMFVGISSGASLAAVSQKLPEIADGSRVLTFSYDTGERYLSIENLF
- the epsC gene encoding serine O-acetyltransferase EpsC, which encodes MRARQRPCFPPEVRTLSERLAARALGLLFPHYAEHPDCSAAGVEGELAELQGLLRQLQGLLAAHVAGGEGVRDPSLPERFEEVLGTLYPLLQEDADALYRGDPAARSVDEVILTYPGFYAVAIYRLAHALHALALPLVPRLLTEMAHRRTGVDIHPGARIGPRFVIDHGTGVVIGETCVIGAGVKLYQGVTLGALTVDKALADQKRHPTLEDRVVVYANATILGGATVIGHDSVIGGNAWITASVPPYSLVSRKSEVRVRASDGQTMDIEFHI